Proteins encoded together in one Microbacterium sp. ABRD28 window:
- a CDS encoding DUF885 domain-containing protein — MTDSSRTPTPIDTIAEAWVDTLAELDPSLATYIGRSEHNHRYGDYSPEGQARVIEEAKKVRAALASATPADEIDAVTKEDLTRELDLQIELDEAKWHLRDLNVIASPAQDIRAVFDLMPTDSAEDWSVVSERMSALPEAVRGYISTLREGIAQGMVPARRQVVEVATQIARYTADGGFFTTFVGNAAPAEGQLPASLARELSDRAGAARVAYDELASFLSGELAPVATEKDAVGREVYALMSRRFLGATIDLDETYEWGVEELARMVAEQEQIAGEIKPGASVEEAVAFLEEDPSRKLHGTEALQKWMQETSDRAVAELGKTHFDIAEPIRRLECMIAPTNEGGIYYTGPTDDFSRPGRMWWSVPEGVTEFDTWRELTTVYHEGVPGHHLQIAQAVYNRAQLNSWRRLLAGPSGHAEGWALYAERLMEQLGYLDDPADRLGMLDGQRMRAARVVLDIGVHLEKQRPDGEGTWDAPFALEFMRRNVNMPDEFVTFEVNRYLGWPGQAPSYKVGQRIWEQLRDDYREANGADADLKAFHKKALDIGGVGLDTLRTALAR, encoded by the coding sequence ATGACAGACTCATCCCGCACCCCCACGCCGATCGACACGATCGCCGAGGCGTGGGTCGACACCCTGGCCGAACTCGATCCGTCGCTGGCGACGTACATCGGTCGATCCGAGCACAACCACCGCTACGGCGACTACTCGCCCGAGGGTCAGGCCCGCGTGATCGAAGAGGCGAAGAAGGTGCGCGCAGCTCTAGCGAGCGCGACCCCCGCCGACGAGATCGACGCCGTGACGAAGGAGGATCTCACCCGCGAGCTCGACCTGCAGATCGAGCTCGACGAGGCGAAGTGGCACCTGCGCGACCTCAACGTGATCGCCTCTCCCGCTCAGGACATCCGAGCGGTGTTCGACCTCATGCCGACAGACAGCGCCGAGGACTGGTCGGTCGTCAGCGAGCGGATGTCTGCCCTCCCCGAGGCCGTGCGCGGATACATCTCCACTCTCCGCGAGGGGATCGCGCAGGGGATGGTTCCCGCTCGCCGCCAGGTGGTCGAGGTCGCGACCCAGATCGCCCGCTACACCGCCGATGGGGGGTTCTTCACGACCTTCGTCGGCAACGCCGCTCCTGCCGAGGGTCAGCTTCCGGCATCCCTCGCCCGTGAACTGTCCGACCGCGCCGGTGCCGCACGCGTCGCGTACGACGAACTGGCATCGTTCCTCTCCGGTGAACTCGCCCCGGTGGCGACCGAGAAGGACGCCGTCGGTCGGGAAGTGTACGCGCTGATGTCGCGCCGATTCCTCGGCGCCACGATCGACCTCGACGAGACCTATGAATGGGGCGTCGAGGAACTCGCGCGCATGGTCGCCGAGCAGGAGCAGATCGCCGGTGAGATCAAGCCGGGCGCGTCGGTGGAGGAAGCCGTGGCGTTCCTGGAGGAGGATCCGTCGCGGAAGCTCCACGGCACAGAGGCGCTGCAGAAGTGGATGCAGGAGACCAGCGACCGCGCCGTCGCCGAGCTCGGCAAGACGCATTTCGACATCGCCGAGCCGATCCGTCGCCTGGAATGCATGATCGCGCCTACGAACGAGGGCGGCATCTATTACACCGGCCCCACCGACGACTTCTCCCGTCCCGGACGCATGTGGTGGTCGGTGCCGGAGGGTGTCACGGAGTTCGACACGTGGCGCGAGCTCACGACGGTGTACCACGAAGGCGTGCCAGGCCACCATCTTCAGATCGCGCAGGCGGTGTACAACCGCGCGCAGCTGAACTCGTGGCGTCGGCTGCTGGCCGGCCCTTCGGGCCACGCCGAAGGATGGGCGCTGTACGCCGAACGCCTCATGGAGCAGTTGGGATACCTCGATGACCCGGCCGATCGACTCGGCATGCTCGACGGTCAGCGGATGCGTGCCGCGCGCGTCGTGCTCGACATCGGCGTGCACCTCGAGAAGCAGCGCCCCGATGGCGAAGGGACGTGGGACGCCCCGTTCGCGTTGGAGTTCATGCGTCGCAATGTCAACATGCCCGACGAGTTCGTCACCTTCGAGGTGAACCGCTACCTCGGCTGGCCCGGGCAGGCACCGTCGTACAAGGTGGGACAGCGCATCTGGGAGCAGTTGCGCGACGACTATCGCGAGGCGAACGGCGCAGACGCCGACCTCAAGGCATTCCACAAGAAGGCGCTCGACATCGGCGGCGTGGGCCTGGACACCCTCCGCACCGCGCTCGCGCGCTGA
- a CDS encoding LLM class flavin-dependent oxidoreductase: protein MIEFGLHTFGDVTVDADGHELSQAQTLRNLVDQAVLADEVGISFFGVGEHHRREYAVSSPEVVLAAIASRTRDIRLGTAVTVLSSDEPVRVYQRFATLDALSNGRAEPILGRGSFTESFPLFGYELKDYEVLFEEKLELFAQLLTERPVTWEGTTRRGLSNVDVFPKTEGGMPAWVGVGGSPESVVRTARYGFGLMLAIIGGPAARFAPYAELFRRSLASFGHESRPIGVHSPGHIADTDEQAWEEAYPAFDVMFSTIGRERGWPPYNRLRFQQDVGEGAIYAGSPERVARKIAETVLTLGLDRFDLKYSNGTLGHEKLMRSIELFGTQVIPRVRELVAEAQALDAAPEPATTAAP from the coding sequence ATGATCGAGTTCGGACTCCACACCTTCGGGGACGTCACCGTCGACGCGGACGGCCACGAGCTGTCGCAGGCGCAGACCCTGCGCAACCTCGTCGACCAGGCGGTGCTCGCCGACGAGGTGGGCATCTCGTTCTTCGGCGTGGGGGAGCACCACCGCCGCGAGTACGCCGTGTCGAGCCCCGAGGTGGTTCTCGCCGCGATCGCGTCGCGGACACGCGACATCCGTCTGGGAACGGCGGTGACGGTGCTGTCGTCCGACGAGCCGGTGCGGGTCTACCAGCGCTTCGCCACCCTGGACGCCCTCTCGAACGGTCGCGCCGAGCCCATCCTCGGGCGCGGCTCTTTCACCGAGTCGTTCCCGCTCTTCGGCTATGAGCTGAAGGACTACGAGGTGCTCTTCGAAGAGAAGCTCGAGCTGTTCGCCCAGCTGCTCACCGAGCGGCCGGTCACCTGGGAGGGCACGACGCGTCGCGGTCTGTCGAACGTGGACGTGTTCCCCAAGACCGAAGGCGGAATGCCGGCGTGGGTCGGTGTGGGCGGCTCTCCCGAGTCGGTCGTGCGCACCGCGCGGTACGGCTTCGGTCTCATGCTCGCCATCATCGGCGGACCCGCCGCGCGCTTCGCCCCGTACGCCGAGCTGTTCCGCCGGTCGCTGGCATCCTTCGGACACGAGTCGCGGCCGATCGGGGTGCACTCGCCCGGTCATATCGCCGACACCGACGAGCAGGCGTGGGAGGAGGCGTACCCCGCTTTCGACGTCATGTTCTCGACGATCGGGCGCGAGCGCGGATGGCCGCCGTACAACCGGCTCCGCTTCCAGCAGGATGTCGGCGAGGGTGCCATCTACGCCGGCTCACCCGAGCGTGTCGCTCGCAAGATCGCCGAGACGGTGCTCACTCTCGGGCTCGACCGGTTCGACCTGAAGTACTCCAACGGCACGCTCGGTCACGAAAAGCTCATGCGCTCGATCGAGCTGTTCGGAACGCAGGTGATCCCGCGCGTGCGCGAGCTGGTTGCAGAGGCGCAGGCGCTGGATGCCGCGCCGGAACCGGCGACGACGGCAGCGCCCTAA
- a CDS encoding MFS transporter: MSIRTAPESVSDRLDGLPFTRRHLRVLTGSGVGWALDAMDVGLISFVIAVLAQQWSLTGTEASLIASAGFLGMAVGASLGGLLADRIGRRSVFAVTLLVYGLATGASALVGGVAALLVLRFIVGLGLGAELPVASTYVSELAPARIRGRVIVILEAFWAVGWTAAALIGFFVIPASEDGWRWAFALGAVPAAYALVVRWGLPESARWLERRGRAGDAEAVVRSFETSPALFPRGGTPTAATPPAPAPTVEGSRVRAGVAALWSPEFRLRTVCLWLVWFCVNFSYYGAFIWIPSILVAQGYDLVRSFGFTLIITLAQLPGYAAAAWLIEVWGRRATLSVFLVGSAVAAVLFGTATSEATVIATGMALSFFNLGAWGALYAITPETYPTSVRATGAGWAAGVGRIASIIAPLAVPPLLALGGAPVLFVVFAAFFAIAAAGAWGLSDRRGRALDDR; the protein is encoded by the coding sequence GTGAGCATCCGCACCGCACCCGAGTCGGTCAGCGACCGTCTCGACGGTCTTCCCTTCACCCGCAGGCACCTCCGGGTCCTCACCGGATCCGGGGTGGGGTGGGCGCTGGACGCGATGGATGTGGGGCTCATCTCCTTCGTCATCGCGGTTCTCGCCCAGCAGTGGAGCCTGACCGGGACGGAGGCTTCGCTCATCGCCTCCGCCGGATTCCTCGGCATGGCCGTCGGCGCAAGCCTCGGGGGGCTCCTCGCCGATCGCATCGGGCGTCGCTCGGTCTTCGCCGTCACCCTGCTCGTCTACGGTCTCGCCACCGGTGCCAGCGCATTGGTCGGAGGCGTGGCGGCGCTGCTGGTGCTCCGTTTCATCGTCGGTCTGGGCCTCGGAGCCGAACTCCCCGTCGCTTCGACGTATGTGAGCGAACTCGCCCCCGCGCGGATCCGGGGCCGGGTCATCGTCATCCTCGAGGCCTTCTGGGCGGTCGGATGGACCGCGGCGGCGCTGATCGGATTCTTCGTGATCCCGGCATCCGAGGACGGGTGGCGCTGGGCCTTCGCGCTCGGCGCGGTCCCCGCGGCGTACGCCCTGGTGGTTCGGTGGGGGCTCCCGGAGTCGGCGCGCTGGCTGGAGCGCCGGGGTCGAGCCGGTGACGCGGAGGCGGTGGTCCGCTCTTTCGAGACGTCGCCGGCCCTCTTCCCGCGCGGGGGGACTCCGACGGCCGCGACTCCGCCGGCGCCGGCGCCGACGGTCGAGGGGAGCAGGGTGCGCGCCGGCGTCGCGGCTCTGTGGAGCCCCGAGTTCCGTCTTCGCACCGTGTGCCTTTGGCTGGTGTGGTTCTGCGTGAACTTCAGCTACTACGGTGCCTTCATCTGGATCCCGTCGATCCTGGTCGCGCAGGGGTACGACCTCGTCCGCTCTTTCGGGTTCACCCTCATCATCACCCTCGCCCAGCTGCCGGGGTACGCCGCGGCGGCCTGGTTGATCGAGGTCTGGGGCCGTCGTGCGACGCTGTCGGTCTTCCTCGTCGGCTCCGCCGTCGCGGCGGTGCTGTTCGGCACGGCGACGAGCGAGGCGACGGTGATCGCGACGGGAATGGCCCTGTCCTTCTTCAACCTGGGCGCGTGGGGCGCGCTGTACGCGATCACTCCGGAGACGTATCCCACCTCGGTGCGCGCGACGGGCGCTGGGTGGGCGGCGGGAGTCGGCCGGATCGCGTCGATCATCGCCCCGCTCGCTGTACCACCGCTCCTGGCACTCGGGGGAGCTCCGGTGCTCTTCGTCGTGTTCGCAGCGTTCTTCGCGATCGCGGCGGCCGGTGCGTGGGGTCTCTCCGACCGGCGAGGCCGTGCCTTGGATGACCGCTGA
- a CDS encoding SGNH/GDSL hydrolase family protein, translated as MAAVRYVAIGDSFTEGVGDELPDGRTRGWADLAAQGWADATEQPIQYANLAIRGKLVWPIVEEQLEPALALKPTHLSFNGGGNDMLRPRTSIRDIADAFSQVLRRCDEEGVRLILLSGANPSPQLPLSRVIQRRGDLLSIAVVGRVQDRPDVIRALNWPDRDLSAPPFWSPDRLHMNSRGHHRVAARVLTALGLTPPEQWWSLPELEFGQLGRRDYYREHLGPWVRRRLTGTSSGDGRAPKYADWVTLTPASG; from the coding sequence ATGGCTGCAGTGCGCTATGTCGCGATCGGGGATTCGTTCACGGAGGGCGTCGGCGACGAGCTTCCCGACGGACGCACCCGGGGGTGGGCCGACCTCGCAGCCCAGGGTTGGGCGGATGCGACCGAGCAGCCGATCCAGTACGCCAACCTCGCGATCCGCGGGAAGCTCGTCTGGCCGATCGTCGAGGAGCAGCTCGAACCCGCGCTGGCCTTGAAACCCACACACCTGTCGTTCAACGGCGGCGGCAACGACATGCTCCGACCGCGGACGTCGATCCGTGACATCGCGGACGCCTTCAGCCAGGTTCTCCGGCGGTGCGACGAGGAGGGCGTGCGGCTCATCCTCCTGTCCGGAGCGAATCCCTCGCCACAGCTTCCGCTCAGTCGCGTCATCCAAAGGCGCGGTGACCTCCTGTCGATCGCCGTCGTCGGGCGAGTTCAGGATCGTCCCGATGTCATCCGCGCACTGAATTGGCCCGACCGCGACTTGTCGGCGCCGCCGTTCTGGTCGCCCGACCGGTTGCACATGAACAGCCGGGGTCATCATCGCGTCGCAGCTCGGGTGCTGACGGCGCTGGGTCTGACGCCACCGGAACAGTGGTGGTCGCTACCCGAGCTGGAGTTCGGTCAGCTGGGGCGCCGCGACTACTACCGCGAGCATCTCGGTCCGTGGGTGCGTCGGCGTCTGACCGGTACATCGTCCGGGGACGGTCGAGCGCCGAAGTACGCGGACTGGGTGACCCTCACGCCGGCATCGGGGTGA
- a CDS encoding dihydrofolate reductase family protein, translating into MTPVIFHTATTLNGFLADDSDSLEWLFATPGADEAEQDFSAFLETVGVLVMGSTTYEWVVEHEDLLAHPEKWTEIYGDRVTWVFTSRALPRVAGADVRFATGAVSSEWPQIKAAAAERAVWIVGGGDLAGQFADAGLLSEIRVSIAPATLPSGRPLLPRRIGPDRLHLESVARAGQFAELRYTVRPT; encoded by the coding sequence ATGACTCCGGTGATCTTCCACACAGCGACGACACTCAATGGATTCCTGGCCGACGACAGCGACTCGCTGGAATGGCTCTTCGCCACACCAGGGGCGGACGAGGCCGAACAGGACTTCTCGGCATTCCTCGAGACCGTCGGCGTGCTCGTCATGGGATCGACGACCTATGAGTGGGTCGTGGAGCACGAGGACCTGCTCGCCCACCCGGAGAAATGGACGGAGATCTACGGCGACCGGGTGACATGGGTCTTCACGTCGCGAGCGCTCCCCCGCGTCGCCGGCGCGGACGTGAGGTTCGCCACCGGCGCGGTCTCCTCCGAGTGGCCCCAGATCAAGGCGGCAGCAGCGGAACGCGCGGTCTGGATCGTCGGCGGCGGCGACCTCGCGGGCCAGTTCGCCGACGCGGGACTGCTGTCCGAGATCCGGGTGTCGATCGCCCCTGCCACCCTTCCGTCCGGGCGCCCCCTCCTCCCGAGACGGATCGGGCCCGACAGGCTCCACCTCGAATCGGTGGCACGCGCGGGCCAGTTCGCCGAGCTGCGCTATACGGTCAGGCCGACCTGA
- a CDS encoding DUF6458 family protein — MSIGAGIALFAIGAILAFAVNVQVEWINLDMIGYILMGAGALVFLIGIVLLARRRNTESVSRTTVDPATNERVTRQSTSRPDDAAGL; from the coding sequence ATGAGTATCGGTGCTGGTATCGCACTCTTCGCCATCGGAGCCATCCTGGCCTTCGCCGTCAACGTGCAGGTCGAGTGGATCAACCTCGACATGATCGGTTACATCCTGATGGGTGCCGGTGCCCTCGTGTTCCTCATCGGCATCGTGCTCCTCGCACGTCGCCGCAACACCGAATCGGTGAGCCGCACCACGGTCGACCCGGCGACCAACGAGCGCGTCACCCGGCAGTCGACCAGCCGTCCCGACGACGCCGCGGGACTCTGA
- a CDS encoding SDR family oxidoreductase: protein MSPTSPPGTALITGVGRRRSIGAGLALGLARDGWNLVLNHWDEYDQRVELDRGVSDPLDIADACRAYGVSVTVVRGDLSDPAIPERLVHEAAAGGPLRALVMSHCESVDSSILTTNVESFDRHFAVNARATWLLIKAFAERLPQSASPGEVAASIIALTSDHTAHNLPYGASKGALDRIVIAAAVELGDRGVRANVINPGPIDTGWMDDDIRRWTFDATPAGRLGTPDDIANTVRFLLSPEGSWINGQLLKVDGGFATG from the coding sequence ATGAGCCCCACGTCTCCGCCGGGTACCGCCCTCATCACCGGCGTCGGCCGGCGCCGCTCGATCGGCGCAGGGCTCGCTCTCGGTCTCGCTCGTGATGGTTGGAACCTCGTTCTGAACCACTGGGACGAGTACGACCAGCGCGTGGAGCTCGACCGCGGGGTATCCGATCCGCTCGACATCGCGGACGCGTGCCGCGCGTACGGCGTCTCCGTCACCGTCGTCCGCGGCGATCTCTCCGATCCTGCAATCCCGGAGCGACTCGTCCACGAGGCCGCTGCCGGGGGACCGCTTCGTGCGCTCGTGATGTCGCACTGCGAGTCCGTCGACAGCTCGATCTTGACGACGAATGTCGAGAGCTTCGACCGCCACTTCGCCGTCAATGCCCGGGCGACCTGGCTTCTCATCAAGGCCTTCGCCGAACGGTTGCCGCAGAGCGCTTCGCCCGGAGAGGTCGCGGCGTCGATCATCGCCCTGACGAGTGATCACACCGCTCACAACCTTCCCTACGGCGCGAGCAAGGGCGCACTCGATCGGATCGTCATCGCAGCGGCCGTCGAGCTGGGCGATCGAGGCGTGCGGGCCAATGTCATCAACCCCGGCCCGATCGATACGGGCTGGATGGATGACGACATCCGGCGGTGGACGTTCGACGCGACCCCGGCGGGGCGTCTCGGTACACCCGACGACATCGCCAACACCGTCCGCTTCCTCCTCTCGCCGGAGGGGTCGTGGATCAATGGGCAGCTGCTGAAGGTCGACGGCGGGTTCGCGACCGGCTAG